Proteins encoded together in one Neobacillus sp. FSL H8-0543 window:
- a CDS encoding RDD family protein has protein sequence MESTEGSIWFFIKDHQQQGPVCLFELQKLIEQRVLTGDTFVWNKSMKCWQMAKTLEMFTECIFESTRIHLLPDKFKTDKEYEEATYPNGRPYVRYLARFLDLSLFSLFLITLVTIFSPKFITDKSALTIFIISLITWMIVEPIFIAIFGNTFGKAFLNTKIKCVDGGQLNFQTAFKRSIFVSGAGMGFGIPILNLICFLFSYRDLKGHGMSTWDHKIGTVILYGKVSLARIFIAGCFPAALLVAGIYI, from the coding sequence ATGGAATCAACCGAAGGAAGTATATGGTTTTTTATTAAGGATCATCAGCAACAGGGACCTGTCTGTTTGTTTGAATTACAAAAGTTAATTGAACAAAGAGTCTTAACAGGTGACACATTTGTATGGAATAAAAGTATGAAGTGTTGGCAAATGGCTAAAACACTAGAAATGTTCACTGAATGCATCTTCGAGTCTACAAGAATTCATCTCCTACCTGACAAATTCAAAACTGATAAAGAATATGAAGAAGCTACTTATCCAAACGGGCGACCCTATGTAAGATATTTAGCTAGATTTCTAGACCTTTCATTGTTTTCTTTGTTCCTCATTACCTTAGTTACAATTTTCTCCCCTAAATTTATAACGGATAAATCGGCTCTAACAATCTTTATCATCAGTTTAATTACTTGGATGATTGTTGAACCTATTTTCATTGCTATTTTTGGCAATACTTTTGGAAAGGCTTTCTTAAATACAAAGATCAAATGTGTTGACGGCGGGCAACTTAATTTCCAAACTGCCTTCAAGCGCAGTATTTTCGTTTCTGGTGCTGGAATGGGTTTTGGAATTCCGATTCTTAATCTTATTTGTTTCCTTTTTTCTTATCGTGACCTGAAGGGGCATGGAATGTCTACATGGGATCATAAGATTGGAACAGTCATTTTATATGGTAAAGTAAGTTTGGCAAGAATTTTTATTGCCGGATGCTTTCCCGCTGCATTGTTAGT
- a CDS encoding GyrI-like domain-containing protein has product MMKYEWRKKDKEAYLPKNIPTLYNDTEKMYITVHGAGSPDSEAFRLNIELLYALSYAIRMMPKSGFTPEGYYEYTVFPLEGIWDLDEVGRTLNYLDKNHFVYQLMIRQPDFLTEELFAKAVESVKAKKKNLPIETAKFVRLADGLCVQMMHHGSYENEPETFAIIASYCEEQGLTRIDKRHKEIYITDARKTAPEKQKTVLRIKVSKQ; this is encoded by the coding sequence ATGATGAAGTATGAATGGCGCAAAAAAGATAAGGAAGCTTACTTACCAAAAAACATACCAACGCTGTACAATGATACTGAAAAAATGTATATCACTGTTCACGGGGCAGGATCTCCAGATAGTGAGGCTTTTCGTTTAAATATCGAACTATTATATGCTTTGTCCTATGCAATTCGAATGATGCCAAAAAGTGGCTTCACCCCTGAAGGTTACTATGAATACACCGTTTTCCCTCTTGAGGGAATCTGGGATTTAGATGAAGTCGGTAGAACCTTAAATTATCTGGATAAAAATCATTTTGTCTATCAACTAATGATACGCCAGCCTGACTTTTTGACAGAAGAGCTATTCGCTAAAGCCGTTGAAAGTGTGAAGGCTAAGAAGAAAAACTTGCCGATTGAGACGGCAAAGTTTGTACGATTAGCCGATGGGCTTTGTGTTCAGATGATGCATCATGGCAGTTATGAGAACGAACCAGAAACTTTTGCCATCATTGCAAGTTATTGTGAGGAGCAAGGTTTAACAAGGATTGATAAGCGTCACAAAGAAATCTACATCACAGATGCAAGGAAAACAGCACCTGAAAAACAAAAAACAGTTTTAAGAATTAAGGTTTCTAAACAATAA